One stretch of Argiope bruennichi chromosome 3, qqArgBrue1.1, whole genome shotgun sequence DNA includes these proteins:
- the LOC129963488 gene encoding choline transporter-like 1, whose protein sequence is MSPCCGQTEDSVSKHNNSRSCTDVFCLSIFGIFWGLLIFVAAFAIVIGNPTRLAYGQDSFGNTCGMKNEELGNMTFSGMDMTERPYLFFLNMSNLYHSLKICVKKCPDKNLWNENDIEEFESNTGSHLCRYDIANFKGRSALYPVVRNETVDKYFLRVEENNGHYACPKPPILSTKSLFKRCVPLPIANFAGDIIYSVYAYLNSFDTIQQVVSDIYAVRIEMLFMVAVAIIVSIIMVILIHKLASFVSWIIMVIASIACIAGTCVLWWTYVDIKWQLDSTPFNQLLSESVQNEQTFLVYSILATIFTAILLLIVFVLRKRVNIVVLLFVESAECIKGMPFILLQPVFTFIALACFITFWIFVLVALATAYYPTKNRIENPLQLTSPAPFPENFSGTIVPAPVLEEERVLNKAFTLVSFTESSWVQYMWWYHLIALVWTSEFILGCQQMVIAGSVATWYFSKDRNNIPRPILKSVANLIVYHLGSVALGAFLITLFKIPRIILTYMISFMKKYQESKCISWCLKCCVCCLWCMEKCIRYLNHNAYTIVAIQGINFCTAAREAFDILASNALQVATINSVGDFILFLGKCSVAAITAFFSVLLLKNDPELHFYAIPVILITIIAYFIAHCILSIYEMVIDTLFLCCCEDILRNDGSKEKPFFGGKLVRYIKGYDGHSLQPLNKVGGDVSETE, encoded by the coding sequence ATGTCGCCTTGCTGTGGACAAACGGAGGATTCCGTGTCAAAACATAATAATTCTCGTAGTTGCACTGATGTTTTTTGCCTCTCTATATTCGGAATATTTTGGGGTTTGTTAATTTTTGTCGCTGCTTTTGCAATTGTCATAGGTAATCCAACCAGACTTGCATATGGACAAGATAGTTTCGGAAACACCTGTGGCATGAAAAATGAAGAATTGGGTAATATGACATTTTCTGGAATGGATATGACAGAACGTCCATATTTGTTTTTCCTGAATATGAGCAACTtgtatcattcattaaaaatatgtgtaaaaaagTGCCCCGACAAAAACTTATGGAATGAAAATGACATTGAAGAATTTGAATCTAATACTGGATCGCACTTATGCCGTTATGATATAGCAAATTTTAAGGGTAGAAGTGCCTTATATCCAGTTGTGAGAAATGAAActgttgataaatattttcttcgtgTTGAAGAAAATAATGGTCACTATGCATGTCCTAAACCTCCTATATTGTCAACCAAATCTTTATTCAAACGATGTGTGCCTTTGCCTATAGCTAACTTTGCAGGCGATATAATTTATAGTGTGTATgcttatttaaatagttttgataCTATTCAGCAAGTAGTAAGCGACATCTATGCAGTAAGAATAGAAATGCTGTTTATGGTTGCAGTAGCTATTATTGTATCCATAATCATGGTGATTTTAATTCATAAGTTAGCCTCTTTTGTATCATGGATCATAATGGTTATTGCTAGTATAGCATGTATCGCTGGAACATGTGTACTATGGTGGACTTACGTAGACATAAAATGGCAGCTGGATTCTACTCCTTTTAACCAACTGTTGTCTGAATCGGTTCAGAATGAAcaaacatttttagtttattctATTTTAGCCACTATATTTACTGCAATATTACTTTTGATTGTTTTTGTGTTGAGAAAGCGAGTAAATATTGTAGTCTTATTATTTGTAGAGTCTGCAGAATGTATTAAAGGTATGCCGTTCATCCTCTTACAAcctgtttttacatttattgctCTTGCTTGCTTTATCACATTTTGGATTTTTGTTTTAGTTGCTCTTGCCACAGCTTATTATccaactaaaaatagaatagaaaatccTTTGCAGCTAACATCTCCAGCCCCTTTTCCTGAAAATTTCTCGGGTACTATTGTACCTGCCCCAGTGTTGGAAGAAGAGCGAGTTTTAAACAAAGCTTTCACTCTTGTTAGTTTCACTGAAAGTTCTTGGGTTCAGTACATGTGGTGGTACCATCTCATTGCATTAGTATGGACCAGTGAATTCATACTTGGTTGTCAACAAATGGTCATTGCTGGTTCTGTTGCTACATGGTACTTTTCAAAAGATCGTAACAATATACCAAGGCCCATTTTGAAATCTGTTGCAAACCTTATTGTTTATCATCTGGGGTCTGTTGCTCTTGGTGCTTTTcttatcactttatttaaaattcctcgaataattttaacatacatgatcagtttcatgaaaaaatatcaagaatcgAAGTGTATTTCATGGTGCCTCAAATGTTGTGTTTGTTGTTTATGGTGTATGGAAAAATGCATTCGTTATTTGAATCATAATGCTTATACCATTGTAGCAATTCAGGGTATTAATTTCTGTACAGCTGCCAGGGAAGCCTTTGATATCTTGGCTTCTAATGCCTTACAAGTTGCAACAATTAATAGTGTTGGTGATTTTATTCTGTTCCTTGGAAAATGTAGTGTTGCTGCAATCACTGCCTTTTTCAGTGTTCTGCTCTTGAAAAATGACCCAGAACTGCACTTCTATGCTATACCTGTTATTCTTATTacaattattgcttattttattgcCCATTGTATCCTGTCAATATATGAAATGGTAATTGATACcttatttttatgttgttgtgAAGATATATTAAGAAATGATGGTTCAAAAGAGAAACCTTTCTTTGGTGGTAAGTTAGTACGTTATATAAAAGGCTATGATGGTCATAGTTTACAGCCTTTGAATAAAGTTGGTGGTGATGTATCTGAAACTGAATAA
- the LOC129962799 gene encoding uncharacterized protein LOC129962799 — translation MRKAIYNATAFYSKLPPKDGVQKLQKCMINVTYHVFGRHEQCIEAFCKEGKKTERDMVEDLQNSGLLFIVMTAIQNLAAHSKSLLFAADNNCVEQFNAIVAKFIGGKRINFCLRNSYQARCNGAVISHNSRSLMSSVHKNMYNTSPGICVKSLERKRQKERQQRKGKLHQCRKTLFRDKARNKSYGPSAEKPDLLEQEFRQKREQMIKSLQLSDAEAASLERATIEQKGSSLWREERRKRLTASDFGIICCRKESTSCENIIKNKLYSHFLSAAMKYGQENEVNAIRALEENFNLKIECCGLFVNPDFPYLAASPDGLIGDDGIVEVKCPASCKNISPDEAIKAKKFPFWKLNKDGTTNINKNHKYYFQVQGQLHITQRSFCLFAMWTEKGQKTEKIIRDPIFWQQKMEKKLTFFYFDCLLPELVDPRYPRSMKIRDPSAIIEAQKKKKEKVQ, via the coding sequence atgcgaaAGGCCATATATAACGCTACtgccttttattcaaaattacccCCAAAAGACGGAGTGCAGAAATTGCAGAAGTGCATGATAAATGTTACGTATCATGTTTTTGGTAGGCACGAACAATGCATAGAAGCATTTTgtaaggaaggaaaaaaaactgaaagagatATGGTGGAGGATCTACAAAACAGTGGACTGCTTTTTATAGTAATGACTGCCATACAAAATTTGGCCGCCCATAGCAAAAGCTTACTTTTTGCTGCCGACAACAATTGTGTGGAGCAATTCAATGCAATTGTTGCAAAATTTATTGGCGGGAAAAGAATCAATTTCTGCCTTCGCAACAGTTACCAGGCTCGTTGTAATGGCGCAGTGATTTCACATAATTCCAGGAGTTTGATGTCTTCCGTTCATAAAAACATGTACAATACAAGTCCTGGAATTTGTGTGAAATCTTTggaaagaaaaaggcaaaaagaGAGGCaacaaagaaaaggaaaactacATCAATGTAGAAAAACTTTATTCAGAGATAAAGCTCGGAATAAAAGTTACGGGCCCAGTGCGGAAAAGCCTGATTTGTTAGAACAGGAGTTTCGCCAAAAACGGGAGCAGATGATAAAATCTCTTCAGTTATCTGATGCTGAAGCTGCATCCTTAGAAAGGGCAACGATTGAACAGAAAGGCAGTTCGTTGTGGAGAGAGGAGCGTCGGAAGCGACTAACGGCTTCTGATTTTGGAATCATTTGCTGCAGAAAGGAATCAACTAGTtgcgaaaatataattaaaaataaattatattcgcATTTTCTTTCTGCGGCTATGAAATACGGCCAAGAAAACGAGGTCAACGCTATAAGAGccttagaagaaaattttaatttgaaaatcgaATGTTGCGGTTTATTCGTAAACCCAGATTTTCCATATCTAGCTGCATCTCCGGATGGGCTAATTGGTGATGATGGGATTGTTGAAGTTAAATGTCCAGCAtcctgcaaaaatatttctccagaTGAGGcgataaaagcaaaaaaattcccattctggaaattaaacaaagatggaacaacaaatataaataaaaaccataagTATTATTTTCAAGTGCAGGGCCAGCTGCATATTACACAAAGATCCTTTTGTTTATTTGCAATGTGGACGGAGAAGGGgcaaaaaacagagaaaataattCGTGATCCAatattttggcagcaaaaaatggagaaaaaattgaCCTTCTTTTATTTTGACTGTTTGTTGCCAGAACTTGTTGATCCCAGATATCCGAGATCAATGAAAATTCGGGATCCTTCTGCTATTATAGAggcccaaaagaaaaaaaaggagaaagtaCAATAA